From a single Saimiri boliviensis isolate mSaiBol1 chromosome 7, mSaiBol1.pri, whole genome shotgun sequence genomic region:
- the ZC3H10 gene encoding zinc finger CCCH domain-containing protein 10 — translation MPDRDSYANGTGSSGGGPGGGGSEEASGAGAGSGVASSDAICRDFLRNVCKRGKRCRYRHPDMSEVSNLGVSKNEFIFCHDFQNKECSRPNCRFIHGSKEDEDGYKKTGELPPRLRQKVAAGLGLSPADLPNGKEEVPICRDFLKGDCQRGAKCKFRHLQRDFEFDARGGGGTGGGSTGSVPPGRRHDLYDIYDLPDRGFEDHEPGPKRRRGGCCPPDGPHFESYEYSLAPPRGVECRLLEEENAMLRKRVEELKKQVSNLLATNEVLLEQNAQFRNQAKVITLSSTAPATEQTLAPTVGTVATFNHGIAQTHTTLSSQALQPRPVSQQELVAPAGAPAAPPTNAAPPAAPPPPPPHLNPEITPLSAALAQTIAQGMAPPPVSMAPVAVSVAPVAPVAVSMAQPLAGITMSHTTTPMVTYPIASQSMRITAMPH, via the coding sequence ATGCCTGATCGGGACAGCTATGCCAACGGCACTGGGAGCAGCGGTGGAGGCCCTGGAGGTGGTGGCAGCGAGGAGGCCAGTGGGGCAGGAGCAGGCAGTGGCGTGGCCAGCTCAGATGCCATCTGTAGAGACTTCTTGAGGAATGTGTGCAAGCGAGGCAAGCGTTGCCGATATCGCCACCCAGACATGAGCGAGGTGTCTAACTTGGGGGTGAGCAAAAATGagttcatcttctgccatgacttCCAGAACAAGGAGTGTAGCCGCCCAAACTGCCGTTTCATCCATGGCTCCAAGGAGGATGAGGATGGCTACAAGAAGACAGGAGAGCTTCCCCCACGGCTGAGGCAGAAAGTAGCAGCTGGCCTTGGCCTTTCTCCGGCTGACTTACCAAATGGCAAGGAGGAGGTCCCTATCTGCCGTGACTTTCTCAAGGGGGACTGTCAGAGAGGAGCTAAGTGCAAGTTCCGTCACCTGCAACGGGATTTTGAGTTTGATGCTCGGGGTGGCGGAGGCACTGGTGGGGGATCAACAGGCTCAGTCCCCCCAGGACGACGTCATGATCTCTATGATATCTATGACCTTCCTGACAGGGGCTTTGAGGACCATGAGCCAGGCCCAAAACGCCGGCGAGGTGGATGCTGCCCCCCTGATGGTCCTCATTTTGAGTCATATGAATATAGCTTGGCTCCGCCGCGAGGGGTAGAGTGCAGACTGCTAGAGGAGGAGAATGCCATGCTCAGGAAGCGGGTAGAGGAACTAAAGAAGCAGGTCAGTAACCTGCTGGCCACCAATGAGGTATTACTGGAACAAAATGCTCAGTTCCGCAATCAGGCTAAGGTCATAACCCTGAGCTCCACTGCACCAGCGACTGAGCAGACTCTGGCCCCCACTGTGGGCACTGTCGCCACTTTTAACCATGGCATTGCCCAGACTCACACGACTCTCAGCAGCCAGGCTCTACAGCCTCGTCCAGTGTCCCAGCAAGAACTGGTGGCCCCTGCTGGAGCTCCAGCTGCTCCCCCAACTAACGCTGCACCTCCTGCTgctccaccacccccacccccacacttgaacccagagatcacaccactgtcaGCTGCCCTGGCTCAAACAATTGCCCAGGGAATGGCACCCCCACCTGTCTCCATGGCTCCTGTGGCTGTATCTGTGGCTCCTGTGGCCCCTGTGGCTGTATCGATGGCCCAACCCTTGGCAGGAATCACAATGAGCCACACCACCACTCCCATGGTGACTTACCCTATTGCTTCCCAGAGCATGCGCATCACAGCCATGCCACACTGA